One part of the Eucalyptus grandis isolate ANBG69807.140 chromosome 10, ASM1654582v1, whole genome shotgun sequence genome encodes these proteins:
- the LOC104422156 gene encoding DELLA protein GAI — translation MKRDHRDACSGGYGGGGGGEASGASKGEPPSSSSTHSLPGSGKAKMVMWGEDDQDPSGGGGGGMDELLAVLGYKVRSSDMAEVAQKLEQLEMVMGSAQEDGISHLSYDAVHYNPSDLSSWVQSMLFELNPPPPPQQVADAVLAAAESSSTIAQHHRSHLGSRSQTQTRTLSQTSAPTQTQSQVIFNDDSEYDLRAIPGVAAFPQGDSDFESAARKKMKTLNGGSNSLSSSSSSSAAGAAPSESTRPVVLVDTQETGVRLVHTLMACAEAVQQENLKLADALVKHIGLLAASQNGAMRKVATYFAEALARRIYRIYPNDGSLDSSCNDILQMHFYETCPYLKFAHFTANQAILEAFATASRVHVIDFGLKQGMQWPALMQALALRPGGPPAFRLTGIGPPQPNNTDALQQVGWKLAQLADTIGVEFEFRGFVANSLADLEPAMLDIRPPEVETVAVNSVFELHPLLARPGAIDKVLSSIKAMRPKIVTMVEQEANHNGPGFVDRFTEALHYYSSLFDSLEGSGVAPPNQDLVMSEVYLGRQICNVVACEGPDRVERHETLVQWQARMGSAGFDPVHLGSNAFKQASMLLALFAGGEGYRVEENDGCLMLGWHTRPLIATSAWQLAAATQ, via the coding sequence ATGAAGAGGGATCATCGAGACGCTTGCAGTGGCGGCtatggcggcggcggtggcggggagGCGAGCGGCGCCTCGAAGGGCGAGCCCCCGTCGTCCTCCTCCACCCACTCATTGCCCGGCTCTGGCAAGGCCAAGATGGTGATGTGGGGCGAGGACGACCAAGATCcgagcggcggtggcgggggCGGCATGGACGAGCTCCTCGCGGTGCTCGGGTACAAGGTGAGGTCGTCGGACATGGCCGAGGTGGCGCAGAAGCTGGAGCAGCTCGAGATGGTGATGGGCTCTGCTCAGGAGGACGGCATCTCGCACCTGTCCTACGACGCCGTCCACTACAACCCTTCCGATCTCTCCTCGTGGGTCCAGAGCATGCTCTTCGAGCTCAAcccccctccgccgccgcagcaGGTGGCCGACGCGGTCCTCGCTGCGGCCGAGTCGTCTTCCACCATCGCGCAGCACCACCGTTCGCATCTCGGGTCTCGGTCTCAGACGCAGACTCGGACTCTGAGTCAGACTTCGGCTCCCACTCAGACGCAGTCCCAGGTCATCTTCAACGACGACTCCGAGTACGACTTGAGGGCGATTCCCGGCGTCGCCGCTTTCCCACAGGGCGACTCGGACTTCGAGAGCGCCGCccggaagaagatgaagacccTGAACGGCGGGTCGAATTCGTTGTCGTCCTCGTCCTCTTCGTCGGCCGCCGGAGCGGCGCCCTCCGAGTCGACCCGGCCGGTCGTCCTGGTGGACACGCAGGAGACTGGGGTGCGGCTCGTCCACACGCTCATGGCCTGCGCCGAGGCGGTCCAGCAGGAGAACCTGAAGCTGGCCGATGCGCTCGTCAAGCACATTGGCCTGCTCGCCGCTTCGCAGAACGGCGCGATGCGCAAGGTAGCGACCTACTTCGCCGAGGCGCTCGCCCGCCGGATTTACCGAATCTACCCCAACGACGGCAGCCTCGACTCCTCGTGCAACGACATCCTCCAGATGCACTTCTACGAGACCTGCCCGTACCTCAAATTCGCCCACTTCACCGCCAATCAGGCGATTCTTGAAGCCTTCGCCACCGCCAGCCGCGTCCACGTCATCGATTTCGGCCTCAAGCAGGGTATGCAGTGGCCGGCCCTCATGCAGGCTCTGGCCCTGAGGCCCGGCGGTCCGCCCGCCTTCCGGCTCACCGGGATTGGCCCGCCGCAGCCGAACAACACCGACGCCTTGCAGCAGGTCGGCTGGAAGCTGGCTCAATTGGCCGACACTATCGGGGTCGAGTTCGAATTCCGGGGTTTCGTGGCGAATTCGCTGGCTGATCTCGAGCCCGCCATGCTGGACATCCGCCCTCCCGAGGTCGAGACGGTGGCCGTCAACTCGGTGTTTGAGCTCCACCCCCTGCTCGCCCGACCGGGGGCGATTGACAAGGTTCTCTCATCGATCAAGGCCATGAGACCTAAGATAGTGACGATGGTGGAACAGGAGGCGAATCACAATGGCCCGGGGTTCGTGGACCGGTTCACGGAAGCTTTGCATTACTACTCCAGCCTGTTCGATTCGCTGGAAGGGTCTGGGGTGGCTCCCCCGAACCAGGATCTGGTCATGTCCGAGGTCTACTTGGGTCGGCAGATTTGCAATGTTGTGGCCTGCGAGGGGCCGGATCGAGTGGAGCGGCACGAGACGTTGGTGCAGTGGCAGGCGCGGATGGGATCGGCTGGGTTCGACCCGGTCCATCTCGGGTCCAACGCGTTCAAGCAGGCGAGCATGCTGCTGGCCCTGTTCGCAGGTGGAGAAGGTTACCGGGTCGAGGAAAACGATGGTTGTCTCATGCTCGGTTGGCACACGAGGCCTCTGATCGCCACTTCGGCGTGGCAACTCGCTGCTGCAACTCAGTGA